The following nucleotide sequence is from Camelus bactrianus isolate YW-2024 breed Bactrian camel chromosome 19, ASM4877302v1, whole genome shotgun sequence.
CTTCTTCTTATGTGAGAAAGAAGAACCCCTGTTCAGTTCACTTTCTGTTGCAGGTAGCTGAACACATTCTTGATGTGCCCCTTGTGGCCACCACGAAGATAACGaaactcagagaagaaaaagggtTGGCCCAGAACTGCTGAGTGAGTCAGCAGCGAAGCCGGACAAAATTTAACCTCTCGGTTTGCAATGAAGCACTGTTTCTACTACACCATCCTTAAAACACGTGGGCGACAGGCCAGGTCCGAGGGAGCAGGCACATCCAAGAAGTCATAACCAAACCAACCCAGTCACCGTGACTCATTCCTCAGTGTTTatgtcaaattttttaaatggaaggggTAATGACAGGCAATTAAAGGCTTTGTAGAAAACCAAAGAGGGACTGGCCCAGTGCCTCTGAGAAGGAACATCCAATTGTACACAGCTGGCTCCGGGCAGTCTGCCGTGATGGAAAAAACAAGTATTGGACTCCAAGGAGAACACACACAGCTAAACAATCAAGGTACAAtaacctggggggagggtatagctcgagtgatagagcacatgcttagcatgcacgaggtcctgggttcaagccccagtacctccactaaaaataattgcctaattacctcctcccccaaaataaaaaaaaattaaaatataataataagtaaataaaatatttttttaaaaaaaaggtacaatAACCTGGCATCCTAGGACTTCCCTGAACAGCCCCTACTACAAATATTTTATGCCCTCATCTAAACTATGtgtcttgattttgtttttttaattcagaaaatatgGTCCCTGTAACCACCAGATGTACCACCCGGCACCTCCCCACCTGCTTGACAAACACTCAAATCCATCTAACAAAGAACAAAGCCTTTCATTCCACCGTTGAGAAAGCTgggcattaaaaacaaaaactctccGGTAGGGGGAAAATAACCAGCCACATAAACCTCTCATGAAGTTATACCTTGCACCCTAAAAGTGGAGGCCTAGAGTACCACACTTCCCAAATTCCACCATTTTGCTGGGTCTGACTCTGACATAAGCAATGCCAGGAGCACTCTGCTACCTTTGCCCCCAGGACCAGGCATAGAGACCAAAGGCCGAGCTTCCTTGAGGTCCCCAGGGTTCTGTCAAGTATCAGAAGCAATGATGGGACCCTTGGAGGAGAGGCTGATGCCCTGAGGGTCACAGCACATCTCCTCTGACCAGTGCCCAGGAGGGCCACACAGTCTGACACCCTGTCTGATGCTTGAACCCCTGCCAAACCATCCCCAATCCTCAGCCTGAACATCTGGAATTGATGTCGCCTCACTACCTCCAAGCCAGACTACGCCATCCTTACCCTTAAGCTAAACAGCCTTATGTGTAAGGAAGTCCTTCTTTATACTCAACTGAAATCTGCTTCTATCCATTGGTCCTTTTCCTATCCCCAGAGCCCTTGTAAATATGTGGCCCGAGTCATCCCTTTAGGCAGGATCCTCTGCCTTTCACTGTCTTGGCTTTGCCAGGCTAGGTAAGCTCAGTTCCTCATATCACATGGCTTCCAGTCATCTCAGTTATCTCAGCAGGAATCAGGATGAGAAATAGGAATAAAGGCCAGAACGGAGATGGTCATCCTTAGCCTCCAGACATGCGCCCATCCCAAGACCCCGAGCTACCACGAAAAAAGTGGAATAAAAAACCCGAAGCCTAGGAAATACTCACATAGAGTCTTCACTGTTTCCCCAGCTCAACTCTCCACTATATCTGAGGGGAAGACACCAGCTGCTGGCAGAAGAGTGAAATTTCAAACCTCTTACACCACGAAGGGCCCTCTGAGCCCTGAAGCGGGCCCTCATCAGACACCAAGTCTGCGGCACCCTGAGCTTGGacatcccagcctccagaactgggagaaatgaGTTTCTGCGGTTTAGAAGCCAACCAAGCCTAGTATTCTATATCGCAGCCCAAGTGGACAGATACTGCATTATCACTCTACAAGATAAACatccttatttccattttagggATGACAAAAATGAGcttcagagaaaggaaagggcctgcccaaggccacatagcAAGCCAGCAGAGGAGCCGGGATTCAGTCCCCAACTCGGACCAGAACTGCCTCAGGGGAGCAGGTCCCAGTGTCTGCTCTGTGCCCTTGAGAAACCTGACCAAACAGACCAGCACAGGTGATGGCAAACCTCTGGCAAATCAGAGCTTCAGGAAAGCAGAAATTGCTCATAGCCCGGGAAGGAGAGCTTCCTCTGCAGAAGGTGGAGCGGCCAGTCCCATGGGGTAAGTGGCCCAGCCTTCCTCTAGGACTGGAACTGCAGAAAAGTGGTTAACTCATAGCACAGCAGCCAATATCACTTCCCACCAGACTAGGGACCCTACTCAGCCAGTGGGCTCTGGGAGACATGCAGGGAGATCACTTTTCCAGCCTGCCTAGCTCCAAGGAAAGGGGAAGCCCCATCTGGGCTGGCCAGGGCCCAGAGCAGCTCACAAAGGTGCCGTGCCTGGCTGCCAGCCTCACCCTCAGCCCCTGCAATTCAGCCACTGCCTTCAAACACTGGGAAGATTGTACCAGGCCCTACAAGCTGACAGTGAGTGACCCGCGTGAGACAGATTCCCAGGCTCTGGTTCCAAAGTGGGGCCTCAAGAGTCCTGGCACCGACTACAATCCTCTATTCTCTTCTATGGGCAGGCTGCCCAAGGGAGCTGCATAGGCCAGGCACAGACAGCCTCACTGGGTACAGGGAAGGGGCCGGCTACCTGGGCAGGTTTGGCTGGAAGGAGAAGGTTATCATGTGCTGTGGAGTTTCAGGATCTCAGAGAGGAAGTGACCAGGGGAGGAAGAAACAATCTTGGTCCTCGATAAAAAAGGGGGCTGGTTAGAAACTGTACTCCTGACGAAGCCCACCCTAGGAGGCCAGGGGAGAGGAGCAAATGTACTCTCAGGGCCGAACACTGTACCTACTTAGAGTCATTACAGCAGCCTCCAAGGTTTATTCTTTCTACTTTGCAGACAaagtaactgaggctcagagaagcggAAGAAACTTGACCAGGGACCCACAGGCCAGTAACTGGTGAGCCTCAGGCCTGAACCCAGGTCTCTGACAATCAAACCTAGGGCTCTCCCCCTGTAACATGTAGCCACGTGCACTCAGATGAGAGAATGGTTCCACTTCCTTTAGGAAATGGAATGGAAGAAATAATGTAAGTCCCCAtttaattatttacaaaacagactcacagacgtagaaaataaacttacagttaccaggggcaaagggggtggaaagggataaattggaggtttgagatttgcagatactaactactgtatataaaatagataaacaacaagtttctactgtacagggaactatatttaatattttatagtaacctataatgaaaaagaatatgaaaaggaatatagacatgtgtatgactgaaacattatgctgtacaccagaaaatgacacattgtaaactgactatatttcagttaaaaataaacaaacaaaaaaaaagaaaaacagatcccATTTAAGATaacaaagaaaaaactaaaataaccCAGGTATTAACTTATCAAGAAATAATTTAATAGTATAAAACACCCTGAAATACACCAAATACCCTTGAACAATGGGAAGATATAAAGGTTCCACACGttaaaaatgtcagttctcccTAACTTAATTTATACATGCTCCAATAAAAGTAACCTCAGTATTGGAGGGGTAGGCACACAACATGatactaaaatatatttggaaacacaaacaagcaaaagTAGCCATGAAAAttctgaaacaaaagaaaaatgagaatacCTTTGGGGGCCTCTCACAGGGACGAGGGAGGAGGCAAGGAATCAAGCACAAAGTTCCGCCATTTCTACCTCCGAATCCTCAACTGCGCCACGTTTTCTCCCTCCCTATCACCACCTCCCTAGTCTAACTGGACTCCTGCCTCGCCTGGACTCATTCTCTGCCTCGCCTGGACTCATTCTCTTCCTCCCTATCTCTACTCTAACCATACTGGCTTTCTTGCTGTTTCCCAAACGTGGCAAAACTTCTCATCTTCAGCCTTTTGCATTTGCTTCCCCCTTTTCCTGGAATGTTCACCACACCTTTTGCCTGGCTGACCTCAACCCCAGGTTGCAGGGTAAATGTCACTACCTCAGACAGGCCTTCCGTGACCACCCAAATCTAAAGCGAGTCCCCCGTTATCCTATCTCTCAGCATCCTTTAATTCTTGCTTGTGTCCCTAtcatatttgaaattacatatttATCTGCATGCTTATTGGTTAAACCTCTTTCTCTCCCACTAGACTGGAGCTCCATGAAGATCAGGATGGGATCCACTTTGTTCACTGCAATATACCCAGAGTCCATCGCTGAATTTGGCAGAGTCaacattcagtaagtatttgttgaagaaaGTATATATAAATGGAGAATTTGGTCATGGGGACCTTGTAAGAGGGAGAAGAAATCTCTTTCAAATACCTCTCTACCAGAACCAGAATAAAATAGGACACATTTCCAACAGAAGATGGCTGTCCTATGTGTGGACCGAGGGAACACAGTCTCAGAAGCAGATGAGTAGGAAGAATCTATTTTGCTATCTCTTTGCAGACCCTCGAGCTAAGATCAGAATAGAGAACACTGAAACAGATGATGGGAACTGGGAATTATCCAACAGCTCTCAAATTGCCAGCCTAGACCATAGATCACAAATCATTACAGCTTGGGTACCccttttataccttttttttttaagaaaagttttcagaATATGGCAGTCACTTAATTATTGTTTTTCGAAGTAAAGTAAGACCAACAGTAAGATGGTGTGTGCATCAGTGAGAAAGAAACAAGCAGGGCAAACAGAGCGTGGGGCATGGGGGGAGGTTCTTACCCAGCTTCTGTTTAGGGATTGGGATGATGCAGCTCCTGCTGCAGCCAAATGTACAGCATTTCTTTACACCTGGACACATCTCATCAGTGACGCACCTTTTAACACAGGATTGTTTCTGAGCAACCCTGGGACAgtctcctttcctccctgcaGCAAAAAGGGAAACAGCCACAAAAAAAAGAGGTAAGGGTGCCTGGTGACACTCATAGGCCTGGCAAAGGGGAAAAATCGGAGGAAGGAAGCCCTAGGCTCCATTTAAGACTCTGGATCCTGGTTCTAAAGCCAAGAGACAACAACCACCACAATGGTAACAGCTCACACTTACAGCAATTCACGGGTGTTTCCCTTATACCGGGAACCTTTTGTTTGGTCCTCACAACAAACCTATGAGGTATAAACAATGATCCTCATTTTAAAAGCATAACACTTAAAAAGAGCCACTTGAGGATGATTTCAGGCTCAAAAAGGTCTATCTGGCTCTAAGATCTACTCTTCTCATCACTCCCTGAAATGGGCTTCCCTTTACAACTTTGCCCTCCAGCCTTTCACAGTAACCCTGAGTTCAGAAGTAAAAGACACAGATAATCAATGGTGAGTCCTTTCCTGCTAGAAGGCAAAGAACTGAGGACACAACACAGAGTGATTAAGGGAGCAGAGACccccaaaggggaaagaagaggTGCTCTAGGTGAGCTATTTCAGGAGCCAACCCAGGAGACGGGAAGCTCACTGTGTGTAGCTAATCTAGAGGCCAGATCAGAAGGCACACTTGGATTTTGCCCACTCAAGCCAACGTACCCTCAGGGATGCCTCCTTGGCAGAGCCGACCACAGCCTGTGCTACAGCACTTCTGCCCGGCCGGACAGGATTCATCCCCCTGGCACAGCTCTTTGCACGGGTTCTTATCTGGAGGGCATTCTCCTTCTTTCACTGCAAGAGATATCATGAAAGGTTAGGGTAACTGGCAAGGCTTCAAGAGATGGGGAATGGAAGTCAAATGCACTTTGACTCCAACATTCCTATCTATAATATCTCTGCAAccactttcccctcctcccacacaaCTCCTAACAGGCACCCAGCACCATTAAAGGACCAACCATTCTGCAGATACAGGCAGAAAGGATGGGGTGATCCTGTTCTCACCCACAGTGAGAGCCCTAGGGAAAAACCAGAACCTCTAGTAAGCCAGAGTGGAAGTCCTGTCTCCTTATCCAGAGAAGATAAAGAAAGCCAGGAAGACCTATCCTGACTGCCCCGAGAATCTATGCATCCAGTTCTGTCCTACAGAGAACATCTCCCTACACGAAGACCCTCACTCTGGGAGGAGGCAAGGAATGACTTCTGCTCAAGTCATTTTCTGTCACTGTTAGCCAGGGGTCCCAAATGATAGCTCACCATGCTCTCCTGCTGCCACCCAGAATGCCAGGGACCCAAGAGCAAGAAGTGCCTTCAGGAGGAAGAGGCAGCTCAGCATGATGATGATGCTGAGAGTTGAGACGAGAATTCAGTTCAGGTCAGACATGTACATCTTGCCCAGAGTATCAAGCAAGGGAATGGAAAGGCTAAGACTCAATCCAGCCTCAAAGTCTTCCCTTTCGCAATAGTCCCAAGGGTGGCTTCTTCTGACAAGAAGAAAAGTGATTGGTTGCTGGTGTGTGGGAAAATTCCTGGCACTACCAAGAGACACATGTGGTGGAAATGATCAGACTCTGTAAAATACACAACACCCCTGGACAAGGATAAGGAATCTagtgggaggctgggaaatggggGGATAGGCATCAGATAA
It contains:
- the WFDC3 gene encoding WAP four-disulfide core domain protein 3 isoform X2 gives rise to the protein MLSCLFLLKALLALGSLAFWVAAGEHVKEGECPPDKNPCKELCQGDESCPAGQKCCSTGCGRLCQGGIPEGRKGDCPRVAQKQSCVKRCVTDEMCPGVKKCCTFGCSRSCIIPIPKQKLEFEGECPADPLPCEELCDGDVSCPQGHKCCSTGCGHACRGDIEGGRGGDCPNILVGLCIVSCRVDENCQAGEKCCKSGCGRFCVPPVLPPQLALNPNWTIQSDSELEIPGPSLS
- the WFDC3 gene encoding WAP four-disulfide core domain protein 3 isoform X4 translates to MLSCLFLLKALLALGSLAFWVAAGEHVKEGECPPDKNPCKELCQGDESCPAGQKCCSTGCGRLCQGGIPEGRKGDCPRVAQKQSCVKRCVTDEMCPGVKKCCTFGCSRSCIIPIPKQKLGRGGDCPNILVGLCIVSCRVDENCQAGEKCCKSGCGRFCVPPVLPPQLALNPNWTIQSDSELEIPGPSLS